The Acetivibrio saccincola genome window below encodes:
- a CDS encoding RNA 2'-phosphotransferase, producing the protein MELDEVIPPEILWHGTGEKYVSSIDVQGLIPKSRLYVHLSKDEETAIKVGTRRPKPAYNHIYENL; encoded by the coding sequence GTGGAGTTGGATGAGGTTATTCCGCCGGAGATATTATGGCACGGTACAGGAGAGAAATACGTAAGTTCCATTGATGTGCAGGGATTAATACCAAAGAGCAGGTTGTATGTGCATTTATCCAAGGATGAAGAAACAGCAATCAAGGTTGGTACCCGCAGACCAAAACCCGCCTATAATCACATATATGAAAATTTATAA
- a CDS encoding RHS repeat-associated core domain-containing protein, giving the protein MAGGKTVINTYNGEGLRVAKSVNGSLTRYLYEYDKVILEGNGSGNQIARNLYGINLLMRTVDGESYYYMYNGHADVTALVNAATGEVAATYYYDAFGNILESTGDVNNNITYAGYQYDEETGLYYLNARMYDPKIARFLQEDTYRGDPMDPLSLNLYAYCAYNPIMYYDPTGHNYIGIFGIPFGNPIEGIKTVFKEFWTS; this is encoded by the coding sequence GTGGCCGGTGGGAAAACCGTTATAAACACTTACAATGGTGAAGGTTTAAGGGTAGCAAAATCAGTAAACGGTTCTTTGACAAGATATTTATATGAGTATGACAAGGTAATCTTAGAGGGAAACGGAAGCGGAAATCAAATTGCCAGAAACCTCTATGGAATAAATCTGCTTATGAGGACTGTTGACGGTGAGTCATACTACTACATGTACAACGGTCATGCAGACGTTACGGCATTGGTTAATGCGGCAACGGGAGAAGTGGCTGCAACATACTACTACGATGCATTTGGCAATATATTGGAGTCTACAGGAGATGTAAACAACAATATAACTTATGCAGGATATCAGTATGATGAAGAGACAGGGCTGTATTATCTCAATGCAAGAATGTATGATCCAAAGATAGCAAGGTTCTTGCAGGAGGATACATACAGGGGAGACCCAATGGATCCGTTGTCACTTAACTTGTATGCTTACTGCGCTTATAACCCTATAATGTACTATGACCCAACAGGACATAATTATATAGGAATTTTTGGCATACCTTTTGGGAATCCAATAGAAGGAATTAAAACCGTATTTAAGGAATTTTGGACAAGTTAG
- a CDS encoding response regulator, which produces MDKLEENPDIILLDINMPGIDGFGVCKEIRNKQLPQYCF; this is translated from the coding sequence TTGGACAAGTTAGAAGAAAATCCTGATATCATACTTTTAGATATAAATATGCCGGGGATAGATGGATTTGGAGTATGTAAAGAGATTCGTAATAAACAACTTCCCCAATACTGTTTTTAA
- a CDS encoding ISLre2 family transposase, which yields MYNSIQHFNEFGAKRIEKKIKNFIEEGKDLADLILGLKEDLFKLGRDILKEVLEDMDEYLRNCEIRKQYWEIIRKDKTSILTTFGTLSYNRTYFKHKENGNRQHLVDRIVGVEPHDRVSADVVINAIEEAADSSYRKAGEKATYIDEISKQAVMNKIHNIEIVEPEIKVDKKRKVKILYVEADEDHVALQQKSILRQNEKGKRNTIMPKLVYVHEGIDFEKSNKKRKVLKNVRYFGGVYNNSENLWLEVSEYIYKQYDVDFLETVYILGDGASWIRQGVNWLSKSKFVLDRYHLQKYVRVATTHLNDEAISQDLQDALNLSDKKKLTKVFKKIIEKTGDNESKIKAIKNAKRYILNNWDGIEIRSNRGIVGCSAEGHVSHVFSSRLSSRPKGWSRKGVEKMSKLIIYKKNGGKVYDIVMAQKQKKLAASRQEIQEKLIKELKKSSNRYESVWNSNLTVIHKGCKTGLYKELRRIIGICG from the coding sequence ATGTATAATAGTATACAACATTTTAATGAATTTGGGGCAAAAAGAATTGAAAAAAAGATAAAAAATTTTATTGAAGAAGGAAAAGACTTAGCTGATCTTATTCTTGGTCTGAAAGAAGATTTATTTAAACTTGGACGCGATATACTTAAAGAAGTGCTTGAAGATATGGATGAATATTTACGTAACTGTGAAATAAGGAAACAGTATTGGGAAATTATAAGAAAAGATAAAACATCTATTTTAACGACATTTGGAACACTAAGTTATAACAGGACATATTTTAAGCATAAGGAAAATGGTAATAGACAACACCTGGTCGACAGGATTGTAGGTGTAGAACCACATGACAGAGTAAGTGCCGATGTTGTAATTAATGCAATAGAAGAAGCAGCTGACAGCAGCTACAGAAAGGCAGGAGAAAAGGCGACATATATTGATGAAATCAGCAAACAAGCTGTGATGAATAAAATACATAATATTGAAATAGTTGAGCCTGAAATAAAAGTAGATAAAAAGAGAAAAGTAAAAATATTGTATGTTGAGGCAGACGAGGATCATGTAGCATTACAACAAAAAAGTATATTGAGACAGAATGAGAAGGGCAAGAGAAATACAATTATGCCAAAACTTGTATATGTGCATGAGGGAATTGACTTTGAAAAAAGTAATAAGAAGAGAAAAGTATTAAAGAATGTTCGATATTTTGGGGGTGTGTATAATAATTCAGAAAATTTGTGGCTTGAAGTATCGGAATACATATATAAACAATATGACGTTGATTTTTTAGAGACGGTGTATATATTAGGAGATGGGGCGTCATGGATAAGGCAAGGAGTTAACTGGCTTTCAAAAAGTAAATTTGTACTTGATAGATACCATCTTCAAAAATACGTAAGAGTTGCAACCACACATTTAAATGATGAAGCAATAAGCCAAGATTTACAGGACGCATTGAATTTATCTGATAAAAAAAAGCTAACAAAGGTTTTTAAAAAGATAATCGAAAAGACAGGCGATAATGAAAGTAAAATAAAGGCTATAAAAAATGCAAAGCGATATATTTTAAATAATTGGGATGGTATAGAAATAAGGTCAAACAGAGGAATAGTGGGTTGTAGTGCTGAAGGTCATGTGAGTCATGTATTTTCATCCCGTTTAAGTTCAAGACCTAAAGGCTGGTCGAGAAAAGGTGTAGAAAAGATGTCAAAGCTGATAATATACAAGAAGAATGGCGGTAAGGTATATGACATAGTTATGGCACAAAAACAAAAAAAGTTAGCAGCTAGTAGGCAAGAAATTCAGGAAAAATTAATTAAGGAATTAAAGAAGTCATCAAACAGGTATGAGAGTGTATGGAATAGTAATTTAACTGTTATTCATAAGGGGTGTAAAACTGGTTTATATAAAGAATTAAGGCGTATTATAGGTATATGCGGATAG
- a CDS encoding BlaI/MecI/CopY family transcriptional regulator produces MKRLSESELEIMLVIWRADGPVNSNYVREAMSEKDWAKTTVLNFLARLVDKGFLKCESQGKSNIYTPLVMEEDYMKLKNENFLKKFYNNSIKNMVAALYQDQIISDEDLEELKQFIEEKSKGEV; encoded by the coding sequence ATGAAAAGGCTGTCTGAAAGTGAATTGGAGATTATGCTGGTTATATGGAGAGCCGATGGACCGGTTAATTCTAATTATGTGAGGGAAGCAATGAGTGAGAAAGACTGGGCAAAAACCACTGTGCTAAATTTTCTTGCCAGATTAGTTGATAAAGGTTTTTTAAAATGTGAGAGCCAGGGCAAAAGCAATATCTATACCCCTTTGGTGATGGAAGAGGATTACATGAAATTAAAAAACGAAAATTTTTTAAAAAAGTTTTACAATAACTCCATAAAAAATATGGTGGCAGCATTGTATCAAGATCAGATAATCAGCGATGAAGACTTAGAAGAATTAAAGCAGTTTATTGAAGAAAAATCAAAGGGGGAGGTGTAG
- a CDS encoding IS1634 family transposase: MRLSISKSKNSTSLYVIKSTYENGVRSSKVVEKLGTVKELEKKLNGQDPIEWAKKYVDELNKKEKEQSRNVIVKYSQSRQIEKGVQKSFNGGYLFLQQIYHQLGLHKICKDISTKYKFTYNLDSILSRLIYGRILFPSSKLNTCQESSCLLEQPDFELHQIYRALEVVSKETDFIQSKLYENSLSVSKRNDHILYYDCTNYFFEIEEEDGLKQYGFGKDHKPNPIVGMGLFMDGDGIPLAFSIHSGNTNEQTTLKPLEKKILKDFELSKFIVCTDAGLSSTENRKFNNRDGRAFITTQSVKKLKKHLKQWALAPTGWHIHDGNDSYDISLLDKDEELYEKHKSDTFYKERWIKEDGLEQKLIVTYSLKYRDYQRQIRSKQLDRATKLVETRPSDITKKNQNDYKRFISSTNITKDGEIADKVIYSLDRDAVANEEMYDGFYAVCTNLEDDATTITKINHRRWEIEECFKIMKYEFKARPVYLSRDDRIQAHFTTCFLALVVYRYLEKILGEKFTCHEITSGLRNMNFYHIPTEGYVPTYTRTDFTDALHDAFGFRTDTEIVSNKVMKNIIKNMKKN; encoded by the coding sequence ATGAGATTATCAATATCAAAATCTAAAAATTCAACTTCACTTTATGTAATAAAGTCTACCTATGAAAATGGTGTACGTTCATCCAAGGTTGTAGAAAAGCTTGGCACAGTAAAAGAATTAGAAAAAAAATTAAACGGCCAAGACCCCATTGAATGGGCAAAAAAATATGTTGATGAACTAAATAAGAAAGAAAAAGAGCAATCCAGAAATGTTATTGTAAAGTATAGCCAGTCAAGACAAATTGAAAAGGGAGTGCAGAAATCTTTTAATGGTGGTTATTTGTTTCTACAACAAATATATCATCAGTTAGGATTACACAAGATTTGTAAAGACATTTCTACTAAGTATAAATTTACATATAATCTAGATTCCATTCTTTCAAGGCTGATTTATGGAAGAATCCTTTTTCCCTCCTCAAAACTTAATACATGTCAGGAATCAAGCTGCCTGTTAGAACAACCTGATTTTGAATTGCATCAGATATACAGAGCTTTAGAGGTAGTCTCTAAAGAAACAGATTTCATTCAGTCAAAACTTTATGAAAACAGTTTATCTGTTTCTAAAAGAAACGACCACATTCTTTACTATGATTGTACTAACTACTTCTTTGAAATTGAGGAGGAAGACGGTCTTAAGCAATATGGCTTTGGTAAGGATCATAAGCCTAATCCAATTGTGGGAATGGGATTATTCATGGATGGTGATGGCATCCCTCTTGCATTCAGTATCCATAGTGGCAATACAAATGAGCAGACAACACTTAAACCATTAGAGAAAAAGATTCTCAAAGATTTTGAGCTATCGAAATTTATTGTGTGTACCGATGCTGGTTTATCATCAACAGAGAATCGCAAGTTTAACAACAGGGATGGAAGAGCATTCATAACTACCCAATCTGTAAAAAAGCTGAAAAAACACTTAAAGCAATGGGCTCTTGCTCCCACAGGTTGGCATATTCATGATGGCAATGATTCATATGACATTAGTTTATTGGATAAAGACGAAGAACTCTATGAAAAGCACAAATCAGATACTTTTTACAAAGAACGTTGGATAAAAGAAGATGGTTTGGAACAAAAACTTATTGTCACTTATTCTTTGAAATACAGAGATTATCAAAGACAGATTAGAAGCAAGCAATTAGACCGCGCAACTAAATTAGTTGAGACCAGGCCTTCAGATATAACTAAGAAGAATCAAAATGACTATAAACGCTTTATCTCATCAACCAATATTACTAAGGATGGTGAAATAGCTGATAAGGTGATATATAGCCTAGATAGAGATGCCGTAGCAAATGAAGAAATGTACGATGGATTCTATGCAGTATGTACAAACCTTGAAGACGATGCTACAACTATCACAAAGATCAATCACAGACGTTGGGAAATTGAAGAATGTTTTAAAATCATGAAATATGAATTTAAGGCTAGACCTGTCTATTTAAGCAGAGACGATAGGATACAGGCGCATTTTACTACATGTTTTCTTGCACTAGTTGTATATAGATACCTCGAAAAAATCCTAGGTGAAAAGTTCACTTGCCATGAGATTACAAGTGGCTTAAGGAATATGAATTTTTATCACATCCCTACCGAAGGATATGTTCCAACATATACCAGAACTGATTTTACGGACGCTTTACATGATGCATTCGGTTTTAGAACTGATACTGAAATTGTTAGTAACAAAGTAATGAAAAATATTATCAAAAATATGAAAAAGAATTAA
- a CDS encoding ArsR/SmtB family transcription factor, with translation MEQQAKEIAELLKVMANQHRLMILCYLIERPMNVSEIHEKIPVISQSALSQNLAMLKAHGILDSNKYGLQNVYHIKDDRIKKIIQVLRETYCNPKV, from the coding sequence ATGGAGCAGCAAGCAAAAGAAATAGCTGAATTGCTTAAAGTTATGGCAAATCAGCATAGATTAATGATATTATGCTATTTGATAGAAAGACCAATGAATGTTAGTGAAATACACGAAAAAATACCTGTTATATCTCAATCGGCTTTATCTCAAAATTTAGCCATGCTAAAGGCACACGGTATTTTAGACTCTAACAAATACGGTCTTCAGAACGTTTATCATATAAAGGATGACAGGATTAAAAAGATTATTCAAGTACTCAGAGAAACCTATTGTAACCCAAAAGTATAA
- a CDS encoding M56 family metallopeptidase, which produces MLFQTIVEITLTVSVIIVLLLVFSKLLDKNYTAKWRYWVWLVLTIRLLIPFNISLPDAPIQLYQSETTKTINSVNHHQSVRLSIEEDKEIEGRSYEIEGRPDKNTIDENSESSGDKNYTENSPVFSNNETTHHKVPVPDGFNTIKILSIVWILGGILFLSYHLIIYFSYRRKIKFSSWHATNEELLDTYRRVLEDMDVNKNVPIMMCNAIKSPMVLGFWNPILLLPDIDFTKEHLQMILRHEVIHIKRRDILYKTVILFARAAHWFNPLVHIMSVEANKDIELSCDAAVVENQNVDYRKDYSEAILMSVYKGNRRKTVFSTYFGGGKKMLEKRFAILFDLRKKKKGIISLILVVLLLGIMGLCISCNETTGERDDNFIEQEIKEAVMDYYQKRLAYREGYEAVQRDNYIIVTDLNLSSNNVREFEVTIYKIKAFGDKYLVLAKCYDGEGHPQSELHLLQKTDDRYTVSKTVFGDIPMSMAFVINSVVYKNNTILFGVLGDRTWLPGTDESKEVSFDYIITEFENGESIKETVTGDKGYIIVLEGVSDVKDMKLYNSEGELQTSLEDLDKYGSRGRDSEFSSVESFTKK; this is translated from the coding sequence ATGCTTTTTCAAACCATTGTGGAAATCACCCTGACTGTGTCTGTTATAATTGTACTATTGCTTGTTTTTTCAAAACTTTTGGACAAAAACTATACCGCTAAGTGGAGATATTGGGTGTGGTTGGTTTTGACAATACGACTTCTGATACCTTTCAACATTTCATTGCCTGATGCTCCCATACAGCTGTATCAATCTGAGACCACAAAAACTATAAACAGCGTTAATCACCATCAAAGTGTACGGCTATCAATTGAGGAAGATAAAGAAATAGAGGGAAGATCGTATGAAATTGAGGGAAGGCCGGATAAAAATACAATAGATGAGAATTCTGAGAGTTCCGGTGACAAAAATTATACTGAAAATTCCCCGGTGTTTTCTAATAATGAAACCACACATCATAAAGTACCTGTCCCTGACGGTTTTAACACAATAAAAATATTAAGCATCGTATGGATATTAGGCGGTATTTTATTTTTATCATACCATCTGATTATATATTTTTCATACCGCAGGAAAATAAAATTTTCCTCATGGCATGCTACAAATGAGGAACTATTGGACACTTACAGAAGAGTGTTGGAAGATATGGATGTTAATAAAAATGTACCTATAATGATGTGCAATGCAATTAAAAGCCCTATGGTTCTAGGTTTTTGGAATCCAATTCTTTTATTGCCGGATATAGATTTTACAAAGGAACATTTACAAATGATACTTCGCCATGAAGTTATTCATATAAAACGCAGGGATATTTTATACAAGACAGTGATTTTATTTGCCAGGGCAGCTCATTGGTTTAATCCTTTAGTACATATTATGTCGGTGGAAGCAAACAAAGATATAGAATTGTCTTGTGATGCTGCAGTGGTTGAGAATCAAAACGTAGATTATCGCAAAGATTACAGCGAGGCAATACTTATGTCAGTTTATAAAGGGAATAGAAGAAAGACAGTGTTTTCAACGTATTTTGGAGGAGGAAAGAAGATGCTTGAAAAAAGATTTGCAATTTTATTTGATTTGCGTAAAAAGAAAAAAGGTATAATTTCATTAATACTTGTAGTTTTACTCTTAGGTATTATGGGTTTATGTATAAGCTGCAATGAGACTACAGGTGAAAGAGATGATAATTTTATTGAACAAGAAATTAAAGAGGCTGTAATGGACTATTATCAAAAAAGGCTGGCTTATAGGGAGGGATATGAAGCAGTTCAAAGGGATAATTATATTATTGTGACTGATCTTAATCTTAGTTCTAATAATGTAAGAGAATTTGAAGTAACCATTTATAAAATAAAGGCATTTGGGGATAAATATCTTGTTCTTGCTAAATGTTATGATGGGGAAGGACACCCTCAAAGTGAATTGCATTTATTACAAAAAACTGATGATAGGTATACAGTTTCAAAGACGGTATTTGGAGATATTCCAATGAGTATGGCTTTTGTCATAAATAGCGTAGTCTATAAAAATAACACAATTTTGTTCGGTGTACTGGGAGACAGGACATGGCTTCCGGGGACGGATGAATCAAAAGAAGTTTCTTTTGATTATATTATAACTGAATTTGAAAACGGAGAATCCATAAAGGAAACAGTTACAGGGGATAAAGGTTATATAATTGTATTAGAGGGTGTTTCAGATGTAAAAGACATGAAGTTATATAATAGTGAGGGAGAACTGCAAACTTCATTGGAAGACCTTGACAAATATGGTAGTAGAGGCCGTGATTCAGAGTTTAGCAGTGTGGAAAGTTTTACCAAAAAGTAA
- a CDS encoding sugar phosphate isomerase/epimerase family protein, which yields MRIGGGIEKPYSNPEEWYKLVKELGYRTVLAPIDYRASKEERQAYLQCVREHDLVIGEVGAWKNVISINEDERKEAMEYCKNQLELAEELGANCCVNITGSRGEIWDGFYKENYSKDTYALIVDSIREIIDAVKPKRTFYAIETMPWMVPDSPDEYLQLIKDVDRKAFGVHLDFVNMINCPKRYLFCDEFIEECFTKLGRYIKSIHGKDVIMEYSYTTVICEVMPGKGRINYQKVARLCESLGPDTTLFVEHLPDFESYKKAANYVREQAALAGVRTC from the coding sequence TTGAGAATTGGTGGAGGAATAGAAAAACCCTATAGCAATCCGGAAGAATGGTATAAATTAGTAAAAGAATTGGGATACAGGACAGTTCTGGCGCCTATTGATTACCGCGCAAGCAAGGAAGAGAGGCAGGCTTACCTGCAATGTGTCCGGGAACACGATTTAGTAATTGGCGAAGTTGGTGCCTGGAAAAATGTTATTTCCATAAATGAAGATGAACGAAAGGAAGCAATGGAGTATTGTAAAAATCAATTGGAATTGGCAGAAGAGCTGGGTGCAAATTGCTGTGTAAACATAACAGGAAGCAGAGGAGAAATTTGGGATGGTTTTTATAAAGAAAATTATTCAAAGGATACCTATGCATTGATTGTTGATTCAATAAGAGAGATTATTGATGCCGTAAAGCCAAAGCGGACCTTTTATGCGATAGAGACCATGCCTTGGATGGTACCTGATTCACCGGATGAATACCTTCAATTGATTAAAGATGTAGATAGAAAAGCTTTTGGAGTGCATTTAGACTTTGTTAATATGATAAATTGTCCTAAAAGATATCTCTTCTGTGATGAATTTATTGAAGAATGCTTTACTAAACTTGGCAGGTATATTAAAAGCATACATGGTAAAGATGTAATTATGGAGTATTCCTATACTACGGTAATCTGTGAAGTTATGCCGGGAAAAGGAAGGATAAATTATCAGAAAGTTGCCAGATTATGTGAGTCACTAGGGCCAGATACAACATTGTTTGTAGAACATCTGCCTGATTTTGAAAGCTATAAAAAGGCAGCAAATTATGTAAGGGAACAGGCTGCTTTAGCCGGTGTTAGAACCTGCTAG
- a CDS encoding transposase, which produces MVDIFTHQILDMIDSRDYETVCEWLKSYPNLRIISRDGSVTYNNAITGAHPEALQISDRFHLLKNLTSYVTEYLKKRLKPQVSIQSVSQEIKEVETIKQANENRKLTLKEKYEKIKQLSLEGRCKTEICRSLNMDIRAYDKLIAMTPEEREKLFQTKNMIIHEEKVKQKMERINEVRELKRIGLSNIEISKRTGLDRKTVRRYLDENFNPVHASYGKKRNGKLTPYIKTIDEYLERGMMGSYIVEKIHEMGYDGSSSTVRHYMTDWKKRRKKYYDRSREDGTKTEIIKRENIFKLLYHPIEKVKIISEKQFEMICKEYPFFEKIYKIT; this is translated from the coding sequence ATGGTAGACATTTTTACGCATCAAATACTTGATATGATTGACTCAAGGGATTATGAGACTGTTTGTGAGTGGTTAAAATCATATCCAAATCTTCGTATAATATCAAGAGATGGGTCTGTCACCTATAATAATGCAATTACAGGTGCACACCCGGAAGCTTTACAAATAAGTGACCGTTTTCATTTGCTAAAGAATTTGACTTCCTATGTAACAGAGTATCTAAAAAAGAGATTAAAACCGCAAGTTTCAATACAATCTGTCAGTCAGGAAATTAAAGAGGTAGAAACAATAAAACAGGCGAATGAGAACAGAAAACTCACATTGAAAGAAAAATATGAAAAGATAAAACAACTTTCATTAGAAGGAAGATGTAAGACAGAAATTTGCCGAAGCTTAAATATGGATATACGAGCTTATGATAAATTAATAGCAATGACCCCTGAAGAAAGGGAAAAGTTGTTCCAGACAAAAAATATGATCATACATGAAGAAAAAGTAAAGCAAAAAATGGAACGTATAAATGAGGTGCGGGAGTTAAAGAGAATAGGTTTGAGTAATATAGAGATATCCAAACGTACCGGACTTGATAGAAAAACAGTTAGAAGATATCTTGATGAAAACTTTAATCCGGTTCATGCTTCCTATGGCAAAAAGAGAAATGGGAAACTGACACCATATATAAAAACGATTGACGAATACCTTGAGAGAGGAATGATGGGTTCATATATTGTGGAAAAGATACATGAAATGGGATATGATGGTTCGTCATCAACTGTGCGGCATTATATGACAGACTGGAAGAAACGGAGAAAAAAATATTACGATAGAAGTAGAGAAGATGGGACAAAAACAGAAATAATAAAAAGAGAAAATATATTTAAGCTATTGTACCACCCAATAGAAAAAGTAAAAATAATCAGTGAGAAACAATTTGAAATGATATGCAAAGAATATCCGTTTTTTGAAAAAATATATAAAATAACATAG
- a CDS encoding prolipoprotein diacylglyceryl transferase, with amino-acid sequence MLSGFYIGNIFIPYYGFMLVLAILMAGALGFVLTKRYNILFEDFIILFAYVGGFALLGAKVLYLIVIADQIDCSRIMEPDYLNNLMSGGFVFFGGLINGIVALPVVRKVHKLDVLKIIRVVVPCIPLAHAFGRIGCHLTGCCYGVKYSGIFCIVYHNNLFAPNNIGLFPVQLTEAVFNFILAAVLLIYLRKKGPVIGTIYIYIISYSVARFILELIASIYCRKKKSRWHPIFYTTISNNGLLVTRVFCIICMLS; translated from the coding sequence ATGTTAAGTGGTTTTTATATTGGTAATATATTCATACCCTACTATGGATTTATGTTGGTATTGGCAATATTAATGGCAGGTGCCTTGGGATTTGTATTAACTAAAAGGTATAATATACTTTTTGAAGACTTTATAATACTTTTCGCTTATGTAGGTGGTTTTGCCTTATTAGGAGCAAAAGTTTTATACTTAATTGTTATTGCAGACCAAATTGATTGCTCAAGGATTATGGAGCCTGACTATCTTAATAATTTAATGTCAGGCGGCTTTGTATTTTTTGGTGGGTTGATTAATGGCATTGTAGCTTTGCCTGTAGTCAGAAAAGTACATAAATTAGATGTTCTTAAAATTATTAGAGTTGTGGTGCCATGCATTCCATTGGCTCATGCTTTTGGACGTATTGGCTGCCACTTGACAGGATGCTGTTATGGTGTAAAATATAGTGGGATTTTTTGTATAGTATATCACAATAATCTTTTTGCCCCCAATAACATAGGTCTATTTCCAGTTCAATTAACTGAGGCTGTTTTTAATTTCATATTGGCAGCCGTACTTCTTATATACTTGCGGAAAAAAGGACCTGTTATAGGCACAATATATATATATATTATTAGCTATTCAGTTGCAAGGTTTATATTGGAATTGATAGCGTCAATTTATTGTAGGAAAAAGAAAAGTAGATGGCATCCCATTTTTTATACAACTATTTCAAATAACGGTCTCTTAGTAACGAGAGTATTTTGCATAATTTGCATGCTGAGCTAA
- a CDS encoding transposase family protein codes for MDEFIKQLDPNLDYISHEIKDGKCYITVTSNRKEVTCPFCGWPSSRIHSTYNRTFQDLPVQGNKVFIIIRNRKFFCDNSDCNHTTFAERFDFISYKAKKTRRLEDEIVRLSINCSSITASKILKENVVDIGKSTVCNLLKKRNTGN; via the coding sequence ATGGATGAATTTATTAAACAATTAGACCCAAACTTAGACTATATTAGTCATGAAATAAAAGATGGCAAATGCTATATAACAGTAACTTCCAATCGAAAAGAAGTAACATGCCCATTTTGTGGCTGGCCATCATCCAGAATACATTCCACATATAACAGAACCTTTCAGGACCTTCCAGTACAAGGTAATAAGGTATTTATTATTATACGTAACAGAAAATTTTTTTGTGATAATTCTGATTGTAATCATACTACCTTTGCAGAAAGGTTTGATTTTATCTCCTATAAAGCGAAGAAAACCCGCCGTCTTGAGGATGAAATTGTGCGACTATCAATAAATTGCAGTTCCATTACAGCATCAAAAATACTAAAGGAAAATGTTGTGGATATTGGTAAAAGTACAGTTTGTAATCTTTTAAAAAAAAGAAACACCGGTAATTGA